The Anopheles merus strain MAF chromosome 2L, AmerM5.1, whole genome shotgun sequence genome has a segment encoding these proteins:
- the LOC121594664 gene encoding uncharacterized protein K02A2.6-like, translating to MSATEQRYPVIDKEALAIVWAVKKFFNYLYARKFTLVTDHKPLTQILHPEKSLPTLCISRMANYADYLAHFNFDVVYRSTNENKNADYCSRIPSPSTQSSVNSLSLSRGGNEDQDDFEDFVLNQIQQLPIKADQIARETRKDEHMGKMLKDLEMGRNLSQIGYKAPEAKYTMVANCLLFEHRVVIPDILRPAILQDLHAAHIGVVRMKSLARSYVYWPGIDKDIEQLAKSCHECAQTVSAPPKFNQHHWEYPSNPWERVYVDYAGPVAGEMLLIIVDAYSKWVEVKVTHSTTTEATIKILDELFASYGAPLTVVTDN from the coding sequence GAACAACGCTATCCGGTTATCGACAAAGAAGCTCTCGCTATCGTTTGGGCAGTCAAGaagtttttcaattatttatatGCACGGAAGTTCACGCTCGTCACGGACCACAAACCGTTGACGCAAATCCTGCATCCAGAGAAGTCACTGCCTACACTTTGTATAAGTCGCATGGCAAACTACGCTGACTACTTAGCGCACTTCAATTTCGATGTAGTGTACCGATCGACTAACGAAAATAAGAATGCCGATTATTGTTCACGCATTCCAAGTCCCTCGACACAATCCAGTGTAAACAGCCTTTCTCTTAGTAGAGGAGGAAATGAGGATCAAGACGATTTTGAAGATTTTGTGCTTAACCAAATCCAGCAGCTGCCCATTAAAGCCGATCAAATCGCACGCGAAACGCGAAAAGATGAGCACATGGGTAAAATGTTGAAAGACCTCGAAATGGGACGAAACCTATCACAAATCGGCTATAAAGCACCAGAAGCCAAATACACCATGGTTGCcaattgtttgctgtttgaacACCGTGTCGTGATTCCCGACATCCTTCGTCCGGCAATTCTGCAAGATTTGCACGCAGCACATATTGGTGTGGTGAGAATGAAGTCTTTGGCCCGTTCATATGTCTACTGGCCGGGCATAGACAAAGACATCGAGCAGCTAGCCAAATCATGCCACGAATGCGCTCAAACGGTCTCAGCACCTCCTAAGTTCAATCAACACCATTGGGAGTATCCATCTAACCCTTGGGAGCGTGTTTATGTTGACTATGCGGGACCCGTTGCTGGCGAGATGCTACTGATCATCGTGGATGCGTACAGCAAGTGGGTTGAGGTGAAAGTGACTCACTCAACCACTACCGAGGCAACCATAAAAATCCTCGACGAGCTATTTGCATCCTATGGAGCCCCCCTAACTGTTGTAACAGACAACTGA